In Pseudomonas fakonensis, one DNA window encodes the following:
- a CDS encoding HNH endonuclease, which produces MPAHKNDIRNLLAKYRKHCIGDPSGLAEAQRYITSMTDKALAEYKTRKASGFSSTTTPPRRKKGSSSPKKKTLWSEFYEYASPTNENVTGKSIRNHIRTLIEAEQHQQCCYCRRPLLNNAYAKPIEHILPHSIFVQHTFNILNLSISCVDCNSKKSDDVWTAHGERFWRTTRYPTARAFSDMYHPRLHRYDEHIKFFRVQSNTHCISIYTGLTPQGIKLCEKLLTHISKLEVFVSANSELKKHIQTLQDEQSQPGSAAGDAIEAFKKAFDKATEAILEDV; this is translated from the coding sequence ATGCCAGCGCATAAAAACGACATCAGAAACCTTCTGGCGAAATACCGAAAACACTGCATCGGTGATCCCTCAGGCTTGGCAGAGGCGCAGCGCTATATTACCTCGATGACAGACAAAGCCTTGGCTGAATATAAAACCCGTAAAGCGTCAGGCTTCAGCTCAACGACAACCCCCCCTCGCCGAAAAAAAGGTTCGTCTTCGCCCAAGAAAAAGACACTATGGAGTGAGTTTTACGAATACGCGTCACCGACGAACGAAAACGTTACCGGAAAATCCATCAGAAACCACATCCGCACACTGATCGAGGCAGAGCAACACCAGCAGTGCTGCTATTGTCGGCGGCCTTTGCTCAACAACGCCTACGCCAAACCGATCGAGCACATCTTGCCACACAGCATTTTTGTTCAACATACTTTCAATATTCTCAACTTGAGCATTTCCTGCGTCGACTGCAACAGCAAGAAATCTGACGACGTATGGACTGCACACGGGGAAAGATTCTGGCGAACAACTCGCTACCCCACCGCCCGTGCATTCTCCGACATGTACCACCCAAGACTTCATCGCTATGATGAACACATAAAGTTCTTCAGAGTGCAATCAAATACACATTGCATTTCGATATACACAGGCCTGACACCTCAGGGAATAAAACTGTGTGAAAAACTGCTGACGCATATCTCAAAACTCGAAGTCTTCGTCAGCGCCAACTCGGAACTCAAGAAACATATCCAGACCCTCCAGGATGAGCAATCCCAGCCTGGCTCCGCCGCCGGAGACGCCATCGAGGCATTCAAGAAAGCCTTCGACAAAGCCACAGAGGCTATTCTGGAAGATGTCTGA